From the Carboxydocella sporoproducens DSM 16521 genome, one window contains:
- a CDS encoding metallophosphoesterase family protein, whose protein sequence is MKILVFSDTHGRWQLCREVLDREGRADAILHAGDHYDDAIALSQVIEVPVYGVKGNCDWAGPEEKKLVLADVPLLLLHGHRYGAKSGLSSLYYKGQEEGVRIVVFGHSHIPVQEDDGQVLLFNPGSLARPRTGSPYGSYGRLWLEQDGIRVEIVEWRP, encoded by the coding sequence ATGAAAATCCTGGTTTTCAGTGATACCCATGGTCGCTGGCAGTTATGCCGTGAGGTACTGGACAGGGAAGGCAGGGCTGATGCTATCCTGCATGCCGGGGATCATTATGATGATGCGATTGCCCTCAGCCAGGTAATCGAGGTGCCGGTGTACGGAGTGAAGGGAAACTGTGATTGGGCAGGGCCGGAGGAGAAAAAGCTGGTCCTTGCTGATGTACCCCTTTTGCTCCTGCATGGTCATCGTTATGGAGCCAAGTCAGGGCTGAGCTCCCTTTATTACAAGGGCCAGGAGGAAGGGGTAAGGATTGTAGTATTTGGCCACAGCCATATACCGGTTCAGGAGGATGACGGGCAAGTTTTGCTGTTCAACCCCGGCAGCCTGGCCAGACCGCGCACGGGTTCTCCTTATGGCAGCTATGGTCGCCTCTGGCTGGAGCAGGACGGGATACGAGTTGAAATTGTCGAATGGCGGCCCTGA
- a CDS encoding XTP/dITP diphosphatase, with protein sequence MGKLVIATGNKGKLEEIKALLAGTDWEIKSLTDFPHLPEVVEDELTFEGNARKKALEIARATGCWALADDSGLEVAALGGAPGVHSARYAGEVKDDARNNAKLLEELAGVPFSDREARFRCVMALAHPERGVVAVTEGSCPGIILCEARGEGGFGYDPLFYLPEKGKTMAELSPDEKNAVSHRGQALRKMISELERLARAGE encoded by the coding sequence GTGGGTAAACTGGTGATCGCAACGGGAAACAAGGGAAAACTGGAGGAAATCAAGGCTTTGCTGGCAGGGACTGACTGGGAAATCAAAAGCCTGACCGATTTTCCCCATTTGCCGGAAGTGGTGGAAGATGAGCTGACTTTTGAGGGCAATGCTCGCAAAAAGGCCCTGGAAATAGCCAGGGCTACAGGTTGCTGGGCTCTGGCCGATGATTCCGGGCTGGAGGTGGCAGCTCTGGGGGGAGCGCCCGGCGTGCATTCGGCTCGCTATGCCGGTGAGGTTAAGGATGATGCCCGCAATAATGCCAAATTACTGGAAGAACTGGCGGGAGTGCCTTTTTCTGACCGGGAAGCCCGTTTTCGTTGTGTGATGGCTTTAGCCCATCCGGAACGCGGGGTAGTGGCAGTTACCGAGGGCAGCTGTCCTGGCATTATCCTCTGTGAAGCCAGAGGAGAAGGGGGCTTTGGTTATGATCCCCTCTTCTACCTGCCGGAAAAAGGCAAGACCATGGCTGAGCTGAGCCCGGATGAAAAAAATGCCGTCAGCCACCGGGGCCAGGCTTTGCGCAAAATGATAAGTGAACTGGAACGACTGGCCAGGGCAGGTGAGTAA
- the rph gene encoding ribonuclease PH, whose product MSMEQLLWQRVDGRKPDDLRPLKITRNYIKHAEGSVLVELGDTRVICTCTVEDKVPPFQKGTGKGWITAEYAMLPRATHQRSQREAVKGRIGGRTYEIQRLIGRALRAVVDLDLLGERTLTLDCDVIQADGGTRTASITGAFIALADALQGLVEAGTLPGLPLRDYLAAVSVGKVEDRLLLDLCYEEDSRAQVDMNVVMTGQGLLVEVQGTAEDTAFPREELDALLDLASKGIAEMVAYQKQLVVLG is encoded by the coding sequence ATGTCCATGGAACAATTGCTCTGGCAGCGGGTGGATGGCAGAAAACCCGATGATTTGCGACCACTGAAAATCACCCGCAACTATATCAAACATGCGGAAGGTTCAGTCCTGGTAGAACTGGGAGATACCAGGGTGATTTGTACCTGTACAGTAGAGGATAAAGTACCTCCCTTTCAGAAGGGAACAGGCAAAGGCTGGATTACAGCCGAGTATGCCATGTTGCCGCGGGCTACTCATCAGCGCAGCCAGCGGGAAGCGGTCAAAGGCCGCATCGGCGGGCGGACTTATGAGATCCAGCGCCTGATCGGCCGGGCCCTGCGAGCGGTGGTGGATCTGGATTTACTGGGTGAACGGACCCTGACCCTGGATTGTGATGTGATTCAGGCCGATGGGGGAACCAGGACCGCTTCTATCACCGGTGCCTTTATCGCCCTGGCTGATGCCCTGCAGGGTCTGGTAGAGGCAGGCACTTTGCCTGGTCTGCCTTTGCGGGATTATCTGGCAGCCGTCAGTGTGGGCAAGGTGGAAGATCGGCTGCTGCTGGATTTGTGCTATGAAGAGGACAGCCGGGCCCAGGTGGATATGAATGTGGTAATGACCGGCCAGGGCTTACTGGTGGAAGTACAGGGCACAGCGGAGGATACCGCTTTTCCCCGGGAGGAATTGGACGCACTGCTGGATTTAGCCAGCAAGGGGATTGCGGAAATGGTGGCTTACCAAAAACAACTGGTGGTGTTAGGATAG